In a single window of the Aquarana catesbeiana isolate 2022-GZ linkage group LG13, ASM4218655v1, whole genome shotgun sequence genome:
- the LOC141116377 gene encoding protein S100-A4-like: MTAILKPTNKMFCLLIFLSLFSAYSTKDSNLKVEEILVQLVKKFESYAPKCSEEKDMLSTKEMSDFITAEFPIFNVKGDDYFLKEIISDMDVNKDKKVTFEEFIRFLAPVAFSIKDIIVNDGRRGRGNIC; encoded by the exons atg actgcaatcctcaaacccaccaacaaaatgttctgtcttctgatctttctgagtctcttctctgcctacagcaccaag GATAGTAATCTGAAGGTGGAGGAAATCCTGGTCCAGTTGGTGAAGAAATTTGAAAGTTACGCCCCTAAGTGTAGCGAAGAGAAGGACATGTTGAGCACCAAAGAAATGTCTGACTTCATCACAGCAGAATTCCCAATATTCAAT GTAAAAGGGGATGATTATTTCCTGAAGGAAATCATCAGTGATATGGATGTTAACAAGGATAAGAAGGTGACCTTCGAGGAATTCATACGTTTCTTGGCTCCTGTTGCCTTTTCCATAAAGGACATAATAGTGAATGATGGGCGCAGGGGGAGGGGCAATATTTGCTGA